The Panicum hallii strain FIL2 chromosome 9, PHallii_v3.1, whole genome shotgun sequence genome has a window encoding:
- the LOC112875209 gene encoding L-type lectin-domain containing receptor kinase IV.1-like: protein MAAAVLAVLVAALLVLARGGPAAATEFAFPGFARAKVTTSGAAVVTASGLLLLTNETNEVFGHGFYPAPVRFKDASTGGPLSFSTAFVVAIVPRYPDAHGHGIAFALAPAPTVPAAVAGKYLGLFNTSDNRGQGRSEVVAVELDTAQDEEFSDINDNHVGIDVNGLDSVSSTPAAYVDVATGSLVNLSLVSGEALQVWIEYDSASMRLEVTVSPAGKPRPGVPIVSSTVNLSSAVADDTYIGFSGANGAASSSHYVLGWSFRLGGGRAPDLDLSKLPALPSSKKTMPRLLIVILVLAVVLALVLVSGAVAVLVKRRRRFAEEEEDWEVEYGPHRIRYKDLHAATRGFRDVIGAGGFGSVYHGVLRRSGAEVAVKKVSHESRQGLREFVSEIASMSRLRHRNLVQLLGYCRRRGELILVYDYMVNGSLDKHLFDADKPTLSWERRAKIVRDVAAGLLYLHEGWEQVVVHRDIKAANVLLDADMNGKLSDFGLARLYDHGSKPHTTHVIGTLGYLAPEMNKTGKATTSTDVFAFGAFLLEVACGRRPMERDDDLDSPGLVDLVLNRWKAGRIMDARDPRIGECDEADLELVLKLGLLCSHPDPRSRPSMRQVVQILEGAGTVPETPPKDLGSNNRLFYGYSESFDEFATIFLASETTTVTAQASSSHSNDEQQELISG from the coding sequence ATGGCAGCGGCTGTTCTCGCCGTGCTGGTGGCCGCCCTGCTCGTCCTCGCCCGAGGCGgaccggcggcggccacggaGTTCGCGTTCCCCGGCTTCGCGCGCGCCAAAGTGACGACCAGCGGCGCGGCCGTGGTCACCGCCTCCGGCCTTCTGCTGCTCACCAACGAGACCAACGAGGTGTTCGGGCACGGCTTCTACCCAGCGCCGGTGCGCTTCAAGGACGCCTCCACGGGCGGGCCGCTCTCCTTCTCCACCGCATTCGTGGTCGCCATCGTGCCGCGGTACCCGGACGCGCACGGCCACGGGATCGCCTTCGcgctggcgccggcgccgaccGTGCCGGCAGCCGTGGCGGGGAAGTACCTCGGCCTGTTCAACACGTCAGATAACAGGGGCCAGGGGAGGAGCGAGGTCGTCGCCGTCGAGCTCGACACGGCCCAGGACGAGGAGTTCTCCGACATCAACGACAACCACGTCGGCATCGACGTCAACGGACTGGATTCCGTGAGCTCAACACCGGCGGCGTACGTAGACGTTGCCACGGGCAGCCTCGTCAACCTCAGCCTGGTCAGTGGGGAAGCGCTGCAGGTGTGGATCGAGTACGACAGCGCAAGCATGCGCCTGGAGGTGACTGTGTCGCCGGCCGGCAAGCCCAGGCCGGGCGTCCCGATCGTGTCTTCCACCGTCAACCTCTCGTCGGCCGTGGCCGACGACACTTACATCGGGTTCTCGGGGGCGAACGGCGCGGCGTCAAGCTCGCACTACGTTCTTGGCTGGAGTTTCCgcctcggcggcggccgcgcgccggACCTCGACCTCTCGAAACTCCCGGCTCTCCCGTCGTCAAAGAAGACGATGCCGCGGCTACTGATCGTCATACTGGTCCTAGCTGTCGTCTTGGCACTCGTCTTAGTGTCGGGGGCGGTCGCGGTGCTCGTCAAAAGGCGCCGGCGTTtcgccgaggaggaggaggactggGAGGTCGAGTACGGCCCTCACCGGATAAGGTACAAGGACCTTCACGCGGCGACGAGGGGCTTCCGCGACGTCATCGGTGCCGGCGGCTTCGGCAGCGTGTACCATGGCGTGCTCCGGCGGTCGGGCGCCGAGGTCGCCGTCAAGAAGGTGTCCCACGAGTCGCGGCAGGGGCTGCGCGAGTTCGTCTCGGAGATCGCGAGCATGAGCCGGCTGCGCCACCGCAACCTCGTGCAGCTCCTGGGCTACTGCCGGCGACGGGGCGAGCTGATCCTCGTCTACGACTACATGGTCAACGGCAGCCTCGACAAGCACCTGTTCGACGCCGACAAGCCGACCCTGAGCTGGGAGCGGCGCGCCAAGATCGTCCGGGACGTCGCCGCCGGGCTGCTGTACCTGCACGAGGGCTGGGAGCAGGTGGTGGTGCACCGCGACATCAAGGCCGCCAACGTCCTCCTCGACGCCGACATGAACGGCAAGCTTAGCGACTTCGGCCTGGCGCGGCTGTACGACCACGGCAGCAAACCACACACGACGCACGTCATCGGGACGCTCGGGTACCTCGCGCCGGAGATGAACAAGACGGGCAAGGCCACCACGAGCACCGACGTGTTCGCGTTCGGCGCCTTCCTGCTCGAGGTGGCCTGCGGACGGAGGCCCATGGAGCGCGACGACGACCTCGACTCTCCGGGGCTCGTCGACCTCGTCCTCAACCGCTGGAAGGCCGGGAGGATCATGGATGCCAGGGATCCAAGGATCGGCGAGTGCGACGAGGCCGATCTCGAGCTGGTGCTCAAGCTCGGGCTGCTCTGCTCGCACCCGGACCCCCGGAGCCGGCCGAGCATGAGGCAGGTGGTGCAGATACTGGAAGGCGCCGGGACGGTGCCGGAGACGCCGCCGAAGGATCTAGGCAGCAATAACAGGTTGTTCTACGGATACAGCGAGTCGTTCGACGAGTTCGCCACCATTTTCCTGGCGTCAGAGACCACCACCGTCACGGCACAGGCGTCTTCTTCGCACTCCAACGACGAGCAGCAGGAGCTGATCTCCGGCTGA
- the LOC112875208 gene encoding uncharacterized protein LOC112875208, translated as MEAQDGEDAAAGAGEEEVVQIGAQKHDPAWKHCLMVRADGRVRLKCAYCGKHFLGGGIHRFKEHLARRPGNACCCPKVPRDVQDTMLRSLDAVAAKKMQRKLANALPPGDMRRFAPADASPAPAASGGTESPIHMIPLNEVLDFEPVALEQQRPPVPETMRGSVSNKKRRKMTTNASTPPLTPQTQQQHVLPTPQTNPLHQVVMAVDAVTPTPGHFGHAGFDKEQVSMAVGRFLYDAGVPLEAVNSVYFQPMLEAIASAGGRPEVLSYHDFRGHILKKSLDDVTARLEFFKGSWTRTACSVLADEWITDKGRTLINFSVYCPEGTMFLKSVDATSIVASSDTLYELLKSIVEEVGEKKVVQVITNNSEVHAAAGKKLGETFPTLFWSPCSFQCIDGMLEDFSKVGAISDIISNAKAITGFVYNSAFALNLMKKYLQGTDLLVPADTRAAMNFVTLKNMYSLKEALQAMVNSDEWIHFLLPKKGGIEVTNLVNNLQFWSSCAAVVHITEPLVHLLKLVSSIKRPAMGYIYAGLYQAKAAIKKELVSKNDYMAYWNIIDWRWDNQTPRPLHSAGFFLNPLFFDGIRGDVSNVIFSGMLDCIERLVSDVKIQDKIQRELNMYRNETAGDFRRQMAVRSRRTLPPAEWWYTYGGACPNLTRLAVRILSQTCSARGCDRAHIPFEQVHDERMNGFERQRMRDLTFVQYNLRLQQRQQRKVKTFDPVSVDHIDIIDDWVLDRPALFSGLAEQPNWMEINQSVTRITPREPNEDEFESFIEGVDDEMIQGAAQGIEEDDDDPACG; from the exons ATGGAGGCGCAGGATGGGGAGGACGCGGCGGCTGgggccggggaggaggaggtggtgcaGATCGGCGCGCAGAAGCACGACCCGGCGTGGAAGCACTGCCTCATGGTGCGCGCCGACGGCCGGGTGCGCCTCAAGTGCGCCTACTGCGGCAAGCACTTCCTCGGCGGCGGCATCCACCGCTTCAAGGAGCACCTGGCCCGCCGCCCCGGGAACGCCTGCTGCTGCCCCAAGGTGCCCCGCGACGTCCAGGACACCATGCTGCGCAGCCtcgacgccgtcgccgccaaGAAGATGCAGCGCAAGCTCGCCAACGCCCTGCCGCCCGGCGACATGAGGCGCTTCGCCCCCGCCGACGCgtcgcccgcccccgccgccagcGGGGGCACCGAGAGCCCCATCCACATGATCCCGCTCAACGAGGTGCTCGACTTCGAACCCGTGGCGCTCGAACAACAGAGGCCTCCGGTTCCGGAGACCATGAGGGGGAGTGTCAGCAATaagaagaggaggaagatgacgacTAACGCCTCCACTCCACCGCTTACTCCCCAGACTCAGCAGCAGCATGTTCTGCCTACTCCTCAGACCAATCCTCTTCATCAGGTTGTGATGGCAGTCGACGCAGTGACTCCAACGCCAGGACATTTCGGACATGCTGGTTTCGACAAGGAGCAGGTCTCCATGGCAGTTGGGAGGTTCTTGTATGATGCCGGTGTGCCATTGGAAGCAGTCAATTCAGTCTACTTCCAGCCCATGCTCGAGGCCATTGCATCGGCAGGAGGGAGGCCTGAGGTGCTCTCATACCATGACTTTCGTGGTCACATTCTTAAGAAGTCACTGGATGATGTAACGGCTCGGTTGGAGTTCTTCAAGGGGTCATGGACCAGGACCGCCTGCTCAGTGTTGGCTGATGAGTGGATCACTGATAAAGGCAGAACCTTGATAAACTTTTCAGTATATTGCCCGGAAGGTACTATGTTCCTCAAATCGGTGGATGCAACCAGCATTGTCGCATCTTCAGATACACTGTACGAGTTACTGAAAAGTATTGTTGAGGAAGTTGGCGAGAAAAAAGTTGTCCAAGTAATCACAAACAACTCTGAGGTCCATGCAGCTGCAGGGAAAAAGCTAGGCGAAACATTTCCCACATTATTCTGGTCTCCATGCTCTTTCCAGTGCATTGATGGCATGCTTGAAGATTTCAGCAAGGTTGGGGCAATCAGTGATATAATAAGTAATGCAAAGGCCATAACAGGATTTGTCTACAACAGTGCATTTGCGTTGAATCTAATGAAGAAGTATTTGCAAGGGACGGATCTGCTAGTGCCTGCTGATACTCGCGCTGCCATGAACTTTGTCACACTGAAGAACATGTACAGTTTGAAGGAGGCTTTGCAAGCCATGGTCAACTCGGATGAGTGGATACACTTCTTGCTGCCAAAGAAAGGAGGGATCGAAGTAACCAATCTTGTTAATAATTTGCAATTTTGGTCCTCTTGTGCTGCGGTTGTTCACATCACCGAACCACTTGTGCATCTCCTTAAGCTAGTCAGTAGTATCAAGAGGCCTGCTATGGGGTACATTTATGCTGGATTGTACCAGGCCAAAGCAGCAATAAAGAAAGAGCTAGTGAGTAAGAACGACTACATGGCTTATTGGAATATTATCGACTGGAGATGGGACAACCAAACACCACGACCACTTCATTCAGCTGGTTTCTTCCTGAATCCACTATTTTTTGATGGAATTCGAGGTGATGTATCAAATGTAATCTTCTCAGGGATGCTAGACTGCATAGAAAGGCTGGTTTCTGATGTGAAAATCCAAGATAAAATCCAGCGAGAGCTCAACATGTACCGGAATGAGACAGCAGGGGATTTTCGTAGGCAAATGGCTGTCCGTTCTAGACGAACTTTACCACCTG CTGAATGGTGGTATACATATGGAGGAGCTTGCCCAAATTTAACACGTCTAGCAGTCCGTATTCTCAGTCAGACCTGCAGTGCTAGAGGATGTGATCGGGCGCACATTCCTTTTGAACAAGTTCATGATGAAAGAATGAATGGTTTTGAGCGTCAGCGAATGCGTGATCTCACCTTTGTTCAATACAACCTACGGCTGCAGCAAAG GCAACAACGCAAGGTGAAAACGTTTGATCCTGTCTCAGTGGATCATATAGACATAATTGATGACTGGGTTCTGGATAGACCTGCACTATTCTCTGGCCTAGCTGAGCAGCCAAACTGGATGGAGATTAATCAATCAGTCACCCGAATCACACCAAGGGAACCAAATGAAGATGAATTTGAGTCCTTCATTGAAG GAGTTGATGACGAAATGATCCAAGGTGCTGCACAGGGGATTGAGGAAGATGACGATGATCCTGCTTGTGGCTGA